From one Rosa rugosa chromosome 4, drRosRugo1.1, whole genome shotgun sequence genomic stretch:
- the LOC133741872 gene encoding metalloendoproteinase 3-MMP-like, with protein sequence MASKSNLSLFSITLLLALLTLVSYATASHPHNKSSSPFEFLEHLKGCHKGDKVKGINDLKKYLEKYGYLKYKNHSHSDDDDFDDLLEEAIKTYQINYHLKSTGTLDGKTVSKMMTPRCGVPDIINGTSSMRSAKKRHHHGSIHTTAHYSFFEGNPKWPSSKYHLTYGFLPNTPSEATGSVARAFATWAGNTHFTFSQSQSYESADLKISFHKGDHGDGNPFDGPGGILV encoded by the exons ATGGCATCCAAATCTAATCTTTCTCTCTTCAGTATCACTCTCCTCCTTGCCCTTCTTACTCTCGtctcttatgcaactgcttctCATCCCCACAACAAGAGCTCTTCCCCATTTGAGTTCCTTGAGCATCTCAAGGGTTGCCACAAAGGTGATAAGGTCAAGGGCATCAATGACCTCAAGAAATACCTTGAAAAGTACGGTTACTTGAAATACAAGAATCACAGTCATTCGGACGATGATGATTTTGACGACCTTTTGGAGGAAGCCATCAAGACTTACCAGATCAATTACCACCTCAAGTCCACCGGAACATTGGATGGCAAAACAGTGTCGAAGATGATGACGCCTCGTTGTGGCGTGCCGGATATCATCAATGGCACCTCGTCCATGCGATCAGCCAAGAAAAGGCACCACCATG GTTCAATTCATACCACTGCTCACTACTCATTTTTCGAGGGAAATCCAAAATGGCCTTCCTCTAAATACCATCTCACTTACGGTTTCCTCCCCAACACCCCATCCGAAGCCACGGGCTCTGTCGCACGGGCTTTCGCAACATGGGCTGGGAACACTCACTTCACGTTCAGCCAGTCACAAAGTTACGAGAGTGCGGATTTGAAGATTAGTTTTCATAAGGGTGATCATGGAGACGGGAATCCATTTGATGGCCCCGGCGGGATCCTagtgtaa